Proteins encoded together in one Mycoplasma miroungirhinis window:
- a CDS encoding energy-coupling factor transporter transmembrane component T family protein, with protein MNAIIGKFVNIDTIIHKIDPRLKFLANILFIVLFFLADTFVILSVLLLCVMIFYVIATKSFRTLIRKFKLPVYIGLFLLIINVFTIKGSPENNIPITASDSGLDTFVFYRDYLIINDIYWAPFGNDNIFQITKFSLIRSASITLRIYGVILITTILTFTTKSVLLTKAINDLLKPLKLFKFPSEIITMIINIALRFIPTLLDEANRIMKAQSSRGVDFKNGHGKDKIKAFLTLIVPLFVSSFSKANDLSDAMVVRGYEPYSKRTQYRILEAKWYDIVATIILMLITTLVIVFQSSAINVPEWFANTFVKV; from the coding sequence ATGAACGCAATTATCGGTAAATTTGTAAACATTGATACTATTATTCATAAAATAGACCCGAGATTAAAATTTTTAGCTAACATTTTGTTTATTGTCTTATTTTTTCTAGCTGATACTTTTGTTATTTTAAGTGTATTATTATTGTGTGTTATGATTTTTTATGTAATAGCTACAAAATCATTTCGAACACTAATAAGAAAATTTAAATTACCTGTTTATATTGGATTATTTTTATTAATTATTAATGTTTTTACAATAAAAGGAAGTCCAGAAAATAATATTCCTATTACTGCAAGTGATAGTGGTTTAGATACTTTTGTTTTTTATCGAGATTACTTAATTATAAATGATATTTATTGAGCACCTTTTGGTAATGATAATATTTTTCAAATTACTAAATTTTCTTTAATTAGATCTGCAAGTATTACACTAAGAATTTATGGAGTTATTTTAATTACTACAATTTTAACTTTTACAACAAAAAGTGTACTTTTAACAAAAGCCATTAATGATTTATTAAAACCTTTAAAATTATTTAAATTTCCAAGTGAAATTATTACTATGATAATTAATATTGCACTTAGATTTATACCAACCCTTTTAGATGAAGCTAATAGAATTATGAAAGCTCAATCTTCACGTGGTGTGGATTTCAAAAATGGACATGGAAAAGATAAAATCAAAGCATTTTTAACATTAATTGTTCCTTTATTCGTATCATCTTTTTCAAAAGCAAACGATTTAAGCGATGCTATGGTAGTTAGAGGATATGAACCATATTCAAAAAGAACACAATATCGAATTTTAGAGGCAAAATGATATGATATTGTTGCTACTATTATTTTAATGTTAATTACTACTCTAGTCATTGTATTTCAAAGTTCTGCAATTAATGTACCTGAATGATTTGCAAATACTTTTGTAAAGGTTTAA
- a CDS encoding ComEC/Rec2 family competence protein encodes MIFINNWKNKKFWKIFCIFLTIFLLFFVLSFIIWNNINTINGNFRVEYIFKNGFTIRVANKKFFVYHLLNNKVDFVNIKSTIYKLNNNSNDYQFLKNLQIDFVLKNAQVDVSDNPIIFNFFQIIIQKNTEISQEFLNYFLFAKKLNIENIYQKIKNLNIVHLFVVSGYHFFIIYFILKKVLYKIKFINKVDDLLIITIFSFYIYLLNFNPPSIRVFVYFVVKIILIKILKLKLNNLEVFTIATLLNFSFYPNLVTSISFILSYGLSYIGLKMQKLNTRYKTIKFSFICYLFSMVVMSKINDQFNLFAFLFQYIFNFIMIFYYLYSLIFFWFVYLNNMIYYFLFELIEQANKISIYFNFFQLHLTFAFIFWIFTNLWIVKKYKITNFLNVQF; translated from the coding sequence TTGATATTCATAAACAATTGAAAAAACAAAAAATTTTGAAAAATTTTTTGCATATTTTTAACTATTTTTTTACTATTTTTTGTACTCAGTTTCATTATTTGAAACAATATAAATACAATTAATGGTAATTTTAGAGTAGAATATATTTTTAAAAATGGTTTTACAATTAGAGTTGCAAATAAAAAATTTTTTGTTTATCATTTACTAAATAATAAAGTAGATTTTGTAAATATCAAATCTACTATTTACAAATTAAATAACAATAGTAATGATTATCAATTTTTAAAAAATCTACAAATTGATTTTGTTTTAAAAAATGCACAAGTTGATGTCAGTGATAATCCAATAATTTTTAATTTTTTTCAAATTATTATTCAAAAAAATACTGAAATTTCTCAGGAATTTTTAAATTATTTTCTTTTTGCCAAAAAATTAAATATTGAAAATATATATCAAAAAATTAAAAATTTAAACATCGTTCATTTATTTGTAGTAAGTGGATATCATTTTTTTATAATTTATTTTATTTTAAAAAAAGTATTATACAAAATAAAATTTATTAATAAAGTAGATGATTTGTTAATTATAACTATATTTAGTTTTTATATCTACTTATTAAACTTTAATCCACCTTCAATTAGAGTTTTTGTATATTTCGTTGTAAAAATTATCTTAATTAAGATTTTAAAATTAAAACTCAATAATTTAGAAGTATTTACTATTGCAACACTACTGAATTTTTCTTTTTATCCTAATTTAGTTACTTCCATATCTTTTATTTTAAGTTACGGATTAAGTTATATTGGTTTAAAAATGCAAAAACTGAATACAAGATACAAGACAATTAAATTTAGTTTTATATGTTATTTATTTTCAATGGTTGTAATGAGTAAAATTAACGATCAATTTAATCTTTTTGCTTTTTTATTCCAATATATTTTTAATTTTATTATGATATTTTATTATCTTTATTCACTTATTTTCTTTTGATTTGTATATTTAAATAATATGATTTATTATTTTTTATTTGAATTAATTGAACAAGCAAACAAAATAAGTATTTATTTTAATTTTTTTCAATTACATTTAACATTTGCTTTTATTTTTTGAATATTTACTAATTTATGAATTGTAAAAAAATATAAAATAACTAATTTTTTAAATGTGCAATTTTAG
- the ligA gene encoding NAD-dependent DNA ligase LigA, whose amino-acid sequence MENNDFKKIKQEIEQLQNQIQIWNNAYFNLDDPLVEDAIYDKEIIKLKNLEQKYGFLFTENELAQSPTQIIGSSASNAFQKVTHDFPMLSLQKSYEKEELEHWIENINKVTINASYFIEPKIDGLSISLKYKNGKLIQAVTRGDGYIGEDVTHNILTIKELPKTIDYLNEIEIRGEVYLKLSEFEKINYELKKENKQQLANPRNAASGSLRQLNPEITKKRNLSIFLYSIQDPDKHQIYKISQIRQWLKKHNFPTTNEGEIVHNINEIITWINNFKLAKTLLDYETDGIVIKLNEIKYYNLLGTTQKFPRYAIAYKYEPNTATTVLKNIFITVGRTGMITYNGTLESVFLGGSNIQAATLHNYDYIKKLKIDVGDLVYIKKAGEIIPKVISTVHSKSHTNFQKILYCPFCHNLLEESETGIDQFCVNENCPEINLKKLIHFTSKTAMDILTLGEKNIEILFKLGFINSFSDIYKLKDKYDELIKMERFGVKSVHKMLESIEKSKTQNLSNLIHAISIKLIGEKISYFLASKILEFKNLLTFDFDSLINYHEIGDKIVNSLKEFVANANNQKMIQDLVDIGLNLKYTSQINSLSLMNYSFVITGTLTQPRSTIEKLLITKGAKISNSVTKNTSYLLIGEKPGSKLAKAKALNINIITEEQLVKEILKEN is encoded by the coding sequence ATGGAAAATAATGATTTTAAAAAAATAAAACAAGAAATAGAACAACTACAAAATCAAATTCAAATCTGAAATAATGCTTATTTTAATTTAGATGATCCCCTTGTTGAAGATGCAATTTATGATAAAGAAATAATTAAATTAAAAAACCTAGAACAAAAATATGGTTTTTTATTTACAGAAAATGAATTAGCACAAAGTCCAACCCAAATAATAGGTTCTTCAGCATCAAATGCATTTCAAAAAGTAACACATGATTTTCCAATGTTATCATTACAAAAATCATACGAAAAAGAAGAATTAGAACATTGAATTGAAAATATTAATAAAGTAACAATTAATGCAAGTTATTTTATTGAACCAAAAATAGATGGTCTAAGTATTTCATTAAAATATAAAAACGGAAAATTAATTCAAGCCGTTACACGTGGAGATGGTTATATAGGTGAAGATGTAACTCATAATATTTTAACAATTAAAGAGTTACCTAAAACAATTGATTATTTAAATGAAATTGAAATTAGAGGAGAAGTTTATTTAAAACTTTCTGAGTTTGAAAAAATTAATTATGAATTAAAAAAAGAAAATAAACAACAACTAGCCAATCCTCGAAATGCGGCCAGTGGTTCTTTAAGACAATTAAATCCAGAAATAACTAAAAAAAGAAATTTATCAATATTTTTATACAGTATTCAAGATCCTGATAAACACCAAATTTATAAGATATCACAAATAAGACAATGACTTAAAAAACATAATTTTCCTACTACAAACGAAGGAGAAATTGTTCATAATATAAATGAAATAATTACTTGAATTAATAATTTTAAGTTAGCAAAAACATTATTAGATTATGAAACTGATGGAATAGTAATTAAATTAAATGAAATTAAATATTATAACTTATTAGGAACTACACAAAAATTTCCCCGTTATGCAATTGCATATAAATATGAACCTAATACAGCAACTACTGTTTTAAAAAACATTTTTATTACAGTTGGTAGAACTGGAATGATAACTTATAATGGCACTTTAGAAAGTGTTTTTTTAGGTGGCTCAAATATTCAAGCTGCAACACTACATAACTACGATTATATAAAGAAATTAAAAATTGATGTTGGAGATTTAGTTTATATTAAAAAAGCTGGAGAAATTATTCCTAAAGTAATTTCCACTGTTCATTCTAAATCGCATACTAATTTTCAAAAAATTTTATATTGTCCATTTTGTCATAATTTATTAGAAGAAAGTGAAACTGGTATTGATCAATTTTGTGTTAATGAAAATTGTCCAGAAATAAATTTAAAAAAATTAATTCATTTTACTTCTAAAACAGCAATGGATATTTTAACATTAGGTGAAAAAAATATCGAAATTCTTTTTAAATTAGGTTTTATTAATTCTTTTAGTGATATTTATAAATTAAAAGATAAATATGATGAATTAATAAAAATGGAAAGATTTGGTGTTAAATCTGTTCACAAAATGTTAGAAAGTATTGAAAAATCTAAAACTCAAAATTTAAGTAATTTAATTCATGCAATTTCAATAAAACTTATTGGAGAAAAAATTTCATATTTTTTAGCCTCAAAAATTTTAGAATTTAAAAATCTCTTAACCTTTGATTTTGATTCTTTAATTAATTACCACGAAATTGGCGATAAAATTGTCAATAGTTTAAAAGAATTTGTAGCTAATGCAAATAATCAAAAAATGATCCAAGATTTAGTTGATATCGGTTTAAATTTAAAATACACAAGTCAAATTAATTCATTAAGTTTAATGAATTATTCCTTTGTAATTACTGGAACATTAACCCAACCTAGATCTACAATAGAAAAACTTCTTATTACTAAAGGAGCAAAAATTTCTAATTCAGTAACGAAAAATACTTCATATTTATTAATTGGTGAAAAACCAGGATCTAAATTAGCAAAAGCCAAAGCTCTTAATATAAACATAATTACAGAAGAACAACTTGTTAAAGAAATTTTAAAAGAAAATTAA
- a CDS encoding MAG0490 family ComEA-like DNA-binding protein encodes MKINKKSILLISAIVSIIITTLVINNLKIHSTQIPAQIAKKSINLTGAIEFPGLYVITKDENLKNLLFRAKVLHIADFKKIDYKTEIFKLSSLYIPFDLTKKIHYSYIKSTDFFIQIKIRKKQAELLFNYFKDNKTPKWSDIENIYGIGKVALKTLQDHILI; translated from the coding sequence ATGAAGATAAATAAAAAAAGTATATTATTAATTTCAGCTATTGTTTCAATAATTATTACAACACTAGTTATAAATAATTTAAAAATACATTCCACACAAATACCAGCTCAAATTGCAAAAAAATCCATTAATTTAACTGGTGCTATTGAATTTCCAGGTTTATATGTAATAACTAAAGATGAAAACTTAAAAAATCTTTTATTTAGAGCAAAAGTATTACATATTGCAGATTTTAAAAAAATTGATTACAAAACTGAAATATTTAAATTATCTTCATTATATATTCCTTTTGATCTTACAAAAAAAATTCATTATTCATATATAAAATCAACAGATTTTTTTATACAAATAAAAATAAGAAAAAAACAAGCTGAATTATTATTTAACTATTTTAAAGATAATAAAACACCAAAATGATCTGATATTGAAAACATATATGGAATTGGCAAAGTCGCTTTAAAGACTTTACAAGATCATATTTTAATTTAA
- the pgsA gene encoding CDP-diacylglycerol--glycerol-3-phosphate 3-phosphatidyltransferase: MKNKKNIPNILTISRLISVVIFILLLIIYAIINTNPTADLTILRGIMAIQYLLLVVFIFAMVSDYLDGYLARKWNVVSTFGKIFDPIADKLITTTMLISLIAQITEIYFIIIVILLVLRDILVDGFRIYAASLNISVQANIWGKIKTILMSVSLIIIGLFAPIILSNELNNIRLYLFIITLPLIATLIISYISGYIYISSYLKNSKFKIK, encoded by the coding sequence ATGAAAAATAAAAAAAATATTCCTAATATTTTAACAATTTCAAGATTAATATCAGTTGTTATTTTTATTCTTTTATTAATTATTTATGCAATAATAAATACAAATCCCACTGCTGATCTAACAATTTTACGTGGTATAATGGCCATTCAATATTTATTATTAGTTGTTTTTATTTTTGCAATGGTAAGTGATTATTTAGATGGTTATTTAGCAAGAAAATGAAATGTAGTAAGTACGTTTGGTAAAATATTTGATCCCATTGCAGATAAATTAATTACAACAACTATGTTAATTAGTTTAATTGCACAAATTACAGAAATTTATTTTATTATTATTGTGATTTTATTAGTATTAAGAGATATTTTAGTTGATGGTTTTAGAATCTATGCTGCATCATTAAATATTTCTGTACAAGCAAATATATGAGGAAAAATCAAAACTATTTTAATGAGTGTATCACTTATTATAATTGGGTTATTTGCACCTATTATTTTATCTAATGAATTGAATAATATAAGATTATATTTATTTATAATTACATTACCATTAATTGCTACATTAATTATTAGTTATATAAGTGGTTATATTTATATTTCATCATATTTGAAAAATTCCAAATTTAAAATTAAATAA
- a CDS encoding energy-coupling factor transporter ATPase, translated as MQIEVNNISKEFDKKLPTHIQVLKDININFEEGEIISIIGHTGSGKTTFIEHLNALLLPDSGMIKFKNINIPNKKRGLSKKQEIPLVETDIEIINTKRKIKNIKSIRKEVGVVFQFAEYQLFENTIEKDIIFGPVSMGVPVEKAKQLARKYLEMVGLPESYLDKSPFNLSGGQKRRVALAGILAMEPKFLILDEPTAGLDPVGVESMLKLFSDINKKENKTVIIVTHDLDNALRWTKRCIMFKKGEIIKDDDTYKVLNDENFLIENNLKATQLLTFVNKLKARGINLGKITNINELAAEINKKLREKKK; from the coding sequence ATGCAAATAGAAGTTAATAATATTTCAAAAGAATTTGATAAAAAATTACCAACACACATTCAAGTATTAAAAGATATTAATATTAATTTTGAAGAAGGTGAAATTATTTCAATAATTGGACATACTGGAAGCGGTAAAACAACTTTTATTGAACATTTAAATGCATTATTATTACCTGATTCAGGAATGATTAAATTTAAAAATATAAATATCCCCAATAAAAAAAGAGGATTAAGCAAAAAACAAGAAATTCCATTAGTAGAAACTGATATTGAAATAATTAATACAAAAAGAAAAATTAAAAATATTAAAAGTATCCGTAAAGAAGTAGGTGTTGTTTTTCAATTTGCTGAATATCAACTTTTTGAAAATACCATCGAAAAAGATATTATATTTGGTCCAGTTTCAATGGGTGTTCCAGTTGAAAAAGCTAAACAGCTAGCAAGAAAATATTTAGAAATGGTAGGATTACCTGAATCTTATCTTGATAAAAGTCCTTTTAATTTAAGTGGAGGACAAAAAAGAAGAGTTGCATTAGCAGGTATTTTAGCAATGGAACCTAAATTTTTAATTTTAGATGAACCAACAGCAGGATTAGATCCAGTGGGTGTTGAATCGATGTTGAAATTATTTAGTGATATAAACAAAAAAGAAAATAAAACAGTAATTATTGTTACTCACGATTTAGATAATGCTTTAAGATGAACAAAACGTTGCATTATGTTTAAAAAGGGTGAAATAATTAAAGATGATGATACATATAAAGTATTAAATGATGAAAATTTTTTAATTGAAAATAATTTAAAAGCTACTCAACTTCTTACTTTTGTAAATAAATTAAAAGCACGTGGAATAAATTTAGGAAAAATAACAAACATAAACGAATTAGCAGCTGAAATCAATAAAAAATTACGAGAAAAGAAAAAATAA
- a CDS encoding energy-coupling factor transporter ATPase, with translation MIKIKDLYYKYPESQSFALQGVNLEIKTGHYVAILGHNGSGKSTLSKLISAIYKATEGEIWIDDIIYSKENLKKIRQKIGIIFQNPDNQFVGATVEDDIAFGLENKHVPREQMKELIHKYAKLVSMDDSLDREPSNLSGGQKQRVAIASTLALDPDIIIFDEVTSMLDPKGKEDILEIIHSLHKNTNKILISITHDMDEAVLADELLVFSGGKLVASGSPKEILKNKQIVELAKIDSPFIYKLSEMLDGIEPTYDEKVLIEEICK, from the coding sequence ATGATAAAAATTAAAGATTTATATTATAAATATCCAGAAAGTCAATCGTTTGCTTTACAAGGTGTTAATTTAGAAATTAAAACGGGCCACTACGTAGCTATTTTAGGTCATAATGGTAGCGGAAAAAGTACACTTTCAAAATTAATTAGTGCAATTTATAAAGCTACTGAAGGTGAAATATGAATAGATGATATTATTTATTCAAAAGAAAATCTTAAAAAAATAAGACAAAAAATTGGAATTATTTTTCAAAATCCAGATAATCAGTTTGTAGGTGCAACAGTTGAAGATGATATTGCATTTGGTTTAGAAAATAAACACGTACCAAGAGAACAAATGAAAGAATTAATTCATAAATACGCTAAATTAGTATCAATGGATGATTCATTAGACCGTGAACCTTCTAATTTAAGTGGTGGTCAAAAACAAAGAGTTGCAATTGCTTCAACATTAGCATTAGATCCTGATATTATTATTTTTGATGAAGTAACGAGTATGTTAGATCCAAAAGGTAAAGAAGACATTTTAGAAATAATTCATAGTTTACATAAAAATACTAATAAAATTTTAATTTCTATAACTCATGATATGGATGAAGCTGTTTTAGCAGATGAACTTTTAGTATTTAGTGGTGGAAAATTAGTTGCTAGTGGTTCACCAAAAGAAATTTTAAAAAATAAACAAATAGTAGAACTTGCTAAAATCGATTCACCTTTTATTTATAAATTATCAGAAATGTTAGATGGAATTGAACCAACATATGATGAAAAAGTTTTAATTGAGGAAATATGCAAATAG
- a CDS encoding MHJ_0274 family protein — translation MTNLNVSYDESTPPQTQDNGGILSPNSWLMYLILGLILALIVSYILYKIIKQMVTKRKEIKKLKAKSSVNKEIYREYVISITEIIKYTNEQVKNFVPSIGKYKMQEIKDGAKNLLNILYNREDFQDFRESEKYQDFVKNIKILIDTNASTWSKTCKNEIEYFNNLYSHLQKDDSFLNYEKNVKESIERKFYEK, via the coding sequence ATGACAAATTTAAATGTATCATATGATGAATCAACACCACCACAAACACAAGATAATGGTGGAATACTTAGTCCAAATAGTTGATTAATGTATCTTATTTTAGGACTTATTTTAGCCTTAATTGTTTCTTATATTCTGTATAAAATAATCAAACAAATGGTTACAAAACGTAAGGAGATAAAAAAATTAAAAGCAAAATCAAGTGTTAATAAAGAGATTTATCGTGAATATGTTATTTCAATTACTGAAATAATTAAATATACAAATGAACAAGTAAAAAATTTTGTACCTAGTATTGGAAAATATAAAATGCAAGAAATTAAAGATGGAGCAAAAAACCTTTTAAATATTCTTTATAACAGAGAAGATTTTCAAGATTTTAGAGAATCTGAAAAATATCAAGATTTTGTTAAAAATATCAAAATATTAATTGATACAAATGCAAGTACTTGATCTAAGACATGTAAAAATGAAATTGAATATTTTAATAACTTATATTCACATTTACAAAAAGATGATTCTTTTTTAAATTATGAAAAAAATGTCAAAGAAAGTATTGAAAGGAAGTTTTATGAAAAATAA
- the holA gene encoding DNA polymerase III subunit delta, producing MKFIYGEEEFFIDHYIKTIQNDFNNLTDKYIFEEDTNIQDIFNILTSVNIFNEKRLLIIKNSPLLFCTKNQQNIETFINILENLTSDIEIIFSLYIPKLKQFKPSNLFLFLEKKAEVKKFLKVNEQDLTKFIKKYVQINNSDIEEQAINKIIQTIPKNLFLITSTLDKFIQTNKIIKVEDIENQNEIFYENVEWITNDSLLKNQNLQQFYKKILYQLDFGISPRNIVAQIINIFSIAMDILSLKKQNTFKEISALLNIHEYRLKLIYQFLEQHNTDFIEKQILFLSKLDIDIKQGNLDENIALNYLILNLFRTVDKEYDK from the coding sequence ATGAAGTTTATATATGGAGAAGAAGAATTTTTTATTGATCATTATATAAAAACAATACAAAATGATTTTAATAATTTAACAGATAAATATATTTTTGAAGAAGATACAAATATTCAAGATATATTTAATATCTTAACAAGTGTCAATATTTTTAATGAAAAAAGATTGCTGATAATAAAAAATAGTCCATTATTATTTTGTACAAAAAATCAACAAAATATTGAAACTTTTATAAATATTTTAGAAAATCTTACAAGTGACATAGAAATTATTTTTTCTTTATATATCCCTAAACTAAAACAATTTAAACCATCTAATTTATTTTTATTTTTAGAAAAAAAAGCAGAAGTTAAGAAATTTTTAAAGGTCAATGAGCAAGATTTAACAAAATTTATTAAAAAATATGTTCAAATCAATAATTCTGATATCGAAGAACAAGCTATTAATAAAATAATACAAACAATACCAAAAAATTTATTTTTAATAACTTCAACTTTAGATAAATTTATTCAAACTAATAAAATAATAAAAGTGGAAGATATCGAAAATCAAAATGAAATTTTTTATGAAAATGTTGAATGAATAACAAATGATTCATTATTAAAAAATCAAAATTTACAACAGTTTTATAAAAAAATTTTATACCAATTAGATTTTGGAATAAGTCCAAGAAATATAGTTGCACAAATTATAAATATTTTTAGTATAGCAATGGATATTTTATCTTTAAAAAAACAAAATACTTTCAAAGAAATTAGTGCACTTTTAAATATTCATGAATATCGTCTAAAATTAATTTATCAATTTTTAGAACAACATAATACTGATTTTATTGAAAAACAAATATTATTTTTATCAAAATTAGATATCGATATAAAACAAGGTAACTTAGATGAAAATATTGCCCTTAATTACTTAATTTTAAATTTATTTAGAACGGTGGATAAAGAATATGACAAATAA
- the rpsD gene encoding 30S ribosomal protein S4 has protein sequence MSRFRGSIFKKSRRYGISLLETGKEFAKGKQRKYAPGQHGQKRAKLTDYGLHLYEKQKVRFIYGVNERQFENTFKKASKRQGITGTNFLQMLETRLDNIVYRAGFAKTRKQARQLVNHGHFTLNGKKANIPSMQVTINCEIELKEGSRQNPEVTQAMNDRKVSEWIKRDDFKATLLRLPERNELNPEINESLIVEFYNH, from the coding sequence ATGTCTCGTTTTAGAGGATCAATATTTAAAAAATCTCGTCGTTATGGGATTTCATTATTAGAAACAGGAAAAGAATTTGCAAAAGGAAAACAACGTAAATATGCTCCAGGACAACATGGACAAAAACGTGCAAAATTAACTGACTATGGACTACACTTATACGAAAAACAAAAAGTTCGTTTTATTTATGGTGTAAATGAAAGACAATTTGAAAATACATTCAAAAAAGCTTCAAAAAGACAAGGTATTACTGGTACAAACTTCTTACAAATGTTAGAAACTAGATTAGATAATATTGTTTATCGTGCTGGTTTTGCAAAAACAAGAAAACAAGCTCGTCAATTAGTAAATCATGGTCATTTTACTTTAAATGGTAAAAAAGCTAATATACCTTCTATGCAAGTTACAATTAATTGTGAAATCGAACTAAAAGAAGGATCACGTCAAAATCCTGAAGTAACACAAGCAATGAATGATAGAAAAGTATCAGAATGAATTAAACGTGATGATTTTAAAGCTACATTACTTCGTTTACCTGAAAGAAACGAATTAAATCCTGAAATAAATGAATCATTAATAGTTGAGTTCTACAACCATTAA